In a single window of the Melanotaenia boesemani isolate fMelBoe1 chromosome 22, fMelBoe1.pri, whole genome shotgun sequence genome:
- the pnrc1 gene encoding proline-rich nuclear receptor coactivator 1, with amino-acid sequence MLDGSPAQGDEANIGNVENNNPLSLIVSNEMVNISNKTKQALLKKGGRKLRTTAPLHHQKPPRHCSNLRLSDHNNNITILTTSSIHKPPTHSSAPHPASTQTALTLHHVKQGNKRELLKSKGGRLERGTVQPGSQPARNQSRHDQITQNVNSRSHKPKQSQTPTASPSAKKNDNRTPKKPSSSHQPQPLEEKKPLLASNNVKILNTPPVQTASEYLKESEKVYAGAKFSEPPSPSVLPKPPSHWVGENEPRQSNQSREQMTVHLKSLLKVQE; translated from the exons ATGTTGGACGGATCTCCTGCACAAGGCGATGAAGCCAATATCGGCAACGTCGAAAACAATAACCCATTATCGTTGATTGTCAGCAACGAAATGGTCAACATATCCAACAAAACGAAACAAGCGCTACTGAAGAAAGGGGGGAGGAAACTGCGGACGACGGCGCCGCTGCATCACCAGAAACCTCCGAGACACTGTTCAAATCTACGTCTCTCTGACCACAACAACAATATCACCATCTTGACGACTTCGTCTATCCACAAACCTCCAACTCACTCCAGTGCCCCGCACCCTGCCTCTACGCAAACTGCGTTGACCCTCCATCATGTCAAACAGGGGAATAAGAGAGAG CTTCTGAAATCCAAAGGAGGCAGATTGGAGCGAGGGACTGTCCAACCAGGAAGCCAGCCAGCCCGCAACCAGTCTCGACATGATCAGATCACTCAAAATGTCAATTCCCGGAGTCACAAACCCAAGCAGAGCCAAACACCCACTGCTTCTCCCTCTGCAAAGAAGAATGACAACCGCACCCCAAAGAAGCCCTCGTCTTCCCACCAGCCTCAACCTCTCGAGGAGAAGAAACCCCTCCTTGCCTCAAACAACGTGAAGATCCTGAACACTCCACCTGTTCAAACTGCCTCTGAATACCTCAAAGAGAGCGAGAAGGTCTATGCTGGGGCCAAGTTCAGTGAGCCACCCTCACCCAGTGTCTTACCTAAACCACCCAGTCACTGGGTTGGAGAAAATGAGCCTCGACAGAGCAACCAAAGCCGTGAGCAAATGACTGTTCATCTAAAGTCGTTGCTCAAGGTTCAAGAATAA
- the LOC121633337 gene encoding cysteine-rich protein 2-like, translating to MASKCPKCDKTVYFAEKVSSLGKDWHKFCLKCERCNKTLNPGGHAEHDGKPYCHKPCYAALFGPKGVNIGGAGAYVYDAPVNEAPAAISMETNAKPEEKKAPARGPVKAASFSSFSGGPNICPRCNKTVYFAEKVSSLGKNWHRPCLRCERCSKTLAPGSHAEHDGQPYCHKPCYAVLFGPKGVNTGGVGSYIYDDPEAEAQP from the exons ATGGCGTCAAAATGTCCAAAATGCGACAAGACGGTGTATTTCG CGGAGAAAGTGTCGTCTTTAGGGAAAGACTGGCACAAGTTCTGTCTGAAATGTGAGCGCTGTAACAAGACGCTGAATCCAGGCGGCCATGCTgag CATGACGGAAAGCCTTACTGCCACAAGCCGTGCTACGCAGCCCTGTTTGGACCCAAAG GTGTGAACATCGGTGGAGCTGGTGCCTACGTGTACGATGCTCCTGTCAACGAAGCCCCTGCAGCCATTTCCATGGAAACCAATGCCAAACCTGAGGAGAAGAAAGCCCCTGCACGGGGACCAGTGAAGG CTGCAAGCTTCTCATCTTTCTCTGGAGGACCCAACATCTGCCCCAGATGCAACAAAACAGTATATTTTG CTGAGAAAGTGTCGTCTCTGGGGAAGAACTGGCACCGGCCCTGTCTGCGCTGTGAGAGGTGCAGTAAGACTCTGGCCCCGGGCAGCCATGCAGAG CATGATGGACAGCCTTACTGCCACAAACCATGCTACGCTGTGCTGTTTGGACCCAAAG gTGTTAACACTGGCGGTGTCGGCAGCTACATCTATGATGACCCGGAAGCCGAGGCACAGCCTTAA